Proteins from a genomic interval of Trifolium pratense cultivar HEN17-A07 linkage group LG6, ARS_RC_1.1, whole genome shotgun sequence:
- the LOC123891910 gene encoding O-glucosyltransferase rumi homolog yields the protein MNDPQHSHLVRNSFRDNTIILLLVFDQIKTTSTSPTKTITNIKRQEIKYTLNCINGSQTRTCPRDHSLFQTFKQDQDSSLTASTCPEHFRWIHEDLKPWKSVGITREMVESGKNISQLRIVIKQGKTYVETYGDSFQTRDLFTVWGIVQLLRLYPGRVPDLELLFETGDKTVLDKQKFQAVTPPPIFSYCGQNNALDIVFPDWSFWGWAETGIKPWEKVLKDIQEGNKKIKWKDRVPYAFWKGNTHVSSTRYKLRMCNATDQHDWNARIYSLHWDKEIEQGFKNTKLEDQCTHRYKIYVEGVSWSVSEKYIIACDSMTLIIKPRYYDFFSRSLVPHKHFWPISKQNMCEDIKHAVDWGNTHPKKAKAIGREGTKFIEENVKMKLVYDYMLHLLTEYAKLLKFEPTIPSEAFEVCSENLACPVDGIWRGFMVDSMVKSPSDTPPCTIIY from the exons ATGAATGATCCCCAACATAGTCACCTGGTTCGCAATTCGTTCCG TGATAACACAATTATTTTGCTTCTTGTCTTTGATCAGATCAAAACAACAAGCACTTCTCCTACCAAAACAATTACAAACATCAAAAGGCAAGAAATCAAATACACACTAAATTGCATCAATGGCAGCCAGACAAGAACCTGTCCAAGGGATCATTCCCTATTTCAAACATTCAAACAAGATCAAGATTCATCATTAACTGCATCAACATGTCCAGAGCACTTTAGATGGATTCATGAAGATCTAAAACCATGGAAGAGTGTAGGAATCACAAGGGAAATGGTGGAGAGTGGAAAAAACATTTCACAGCTTAGAATTGTGATTAAACAAGGAAAAACTTATGTAGAAACTTATGGAGATTCATTTCAAACAAGGGACCTGTTCACTGTATGGGGAATAGTACAACTTTTAAGGTTGTACCCTGGAAGAGTACCAGATTTGGAGCTATTGTTTGAGACTGGTGACAAAACTGTGTTGGATAAACAAAAGTTTCAAGCTGTGACACCACCACCTATTTTTAGTTATTGTGGACAGAATAATGCTCTTGATATTGTCTTTCCTGATTGGTCCTTTTGGGGTTG GGCTGAGACTGGAATAAAACCTTGGGAGAAAGTGTTGAAGGACATACAAGAaggcaacaagaagatcaaatgGAAGGATAGGGTACCCTATGCTTTTTGGAAAGGAAACACACATGTGTCCTCAACAAGGTATAAGCTTAGGATGTGCAATGCCACAGACCAACATGATTGGAATGCTCGTATATATTCACTg cACTGGGATAAGGAAATTGAACAAGGGTTCAAGAACACAAAATTAGAAGATCAATGTACACACAG GTACAAGATTTATGTTGAAGGGGTATCATGGTCAGTGagtgaaaaatatataatagcATGTGACTCAATGACCTTGATCATAAAGCCAAGATATTATGATTTCTTTTCAAGAAGCTTAGTACCTCATAAGCACTTTTGGCCCATCAGCAAGCAAAACATGTGTGAAGATATTAAGCATGCGGTAGATTGGGGCAATACACATCCAAAGAAG GCAAAAGCTATTGGTAGAGAAGGGACAAAGTTCATAGAAGAGAATGTAAAGATGAAGTTAGTGTATGATTATATGTTACATCTATTGACTGAATATGCAAAGCTCTTGAAATTTGAACCAACCATACCTTCAGAAGCTTTTGAGGTTTGTTCTGAAAATTTGGCATGTCCAGTGGATGGTATTTGGAGGGGATTTATGGTTGATTCCATGGTTAAGTCACCAAGTGATACACCTCCATGTACAATTATTTATTGA